One window from the genome of Nicotiana tomentosiformis chromosome 5, ASM39032v3, whole genome shotgun sequence encodes:
- the LOC138893173 gene encoding uncharacterized protein produces the protein MEFGIEPDQLHEPFYVSTPIFESILAVRVHRDFVVTLHGRGTVADLIELRMVDFDMIMGMDWIYSCFDKIDCRTRTVRFKFPNKPVIEWKGDDVVPKGRFISYLKATKMINKGCIYHLVRVTDIDAEALTLESVPVVNEFPAVFPDELLGILPDREIDFGIDMMPNTYLISIPPYRMAPTELKELKEQLRDLLEKGFIRPSVSLWGAPVLFVRKKDGSLRMCIDYR, from the coding sequence atggaatttgggatagaaccagatcaacttcatgagccgttctatGTATCTACTCCGATttttgagtctattttggccgtgcGGGTTCATAGGGATTTTGTTGTCACGTTGCATGGTCGgggcaccgtggccgatcttattgaattgagaatggtcgattttgatatgataatggggatggattggatTTACTCTTGTTTTGACAAgattgattgccgaaccagaactgttaggttcaaatttccaaataagccagttattgagtggaaagGTGATGATGTAGttccaaagggtaggtttatttcttaccttaaggccacaaagatgatcaacaagggatgtatttaccatttggtccgggttacggacattGATGCCGAAGCActtacacttgagtctgtgcctgttgtgaatgaatttccggcagtctttccggatgaactccttgGGATCctaccagacagggagattgattttgggattgatatgatgccAAACACGTAtcttatatctattccaccctacagaatggcaccaacagaattgaaggagctaaaggaacaattaagagatttgttagaaaagggttttatccggccaagtgtgtcactTTGGGGCGCACCGGtgctttttgtaagaaagaaagatgggtcactgagaatgtgtattgactatcggtag